In Candidatus Alcyoniella australis, one DNA window encodes the following:
- a CDS encoding gamma-glutamylcyclotransferase family protein, which translates to MFAVEFDTDSLSLLIAPQDEPAALDRLLEGDSAFVWGLLINPRLIRELTGHWLPFAPARIEGYRRSVLRDGDRLDLRLEPESGSCVDGVLLLGLSREDRAALDRFERAGEVMRREPIECLLGERRVATSIYLRIQ; encoded by the coding sequence ATGTTTGCAGTTGAGTTCGATACCGATTCGCTGTCGTTGCTGATTGCGCCGCAAGACGAGCCCGCTGCCCTCGATCGGTTGCTGGAGGGCGACAGCGCCTTTGTCTGGGGGCTTTTAATCAACCCGCGGCTGATCCGCGAGCTGACCGGCCATTGGCTGCCATTCGCCCCGGCGCGGATCGAGGGCTATCGCCGTAGCGTGCTGCGCGATGGCGACCGGCTGGATCTGCGGCTGGAACCCGAGTCGGGTTCGTGCGTGGACGGAGTGCTGCTGCTGGGTCTGAGCCGCGAGGACCGCGCCGCCCTCGATCGATTCGAGCGCGCGGGCGAGGTGATGCGCCGCGAGCCGATCGAGTGTCTGCTCGGCGAGCGGCGCGTGGCGACCTCGATCTATTTGCGGATCCAGTAG
- a CDS encoding HU family DNA-binding protein, with translation MATVKKPMTKAQIVTYFAEKHEMPKKNVVAFFEDLVELAAKQTKTVGAFTVPGIGKITKKQRKARMGRNPATGEAMKIPAKTVVKARLTKAFSEAVVPPKKK, from the coding sequence ATGGCAACCGTTAAAAAACCGATGACCAAAGCTCAGATCGTCACCTACTTCGCCGAGAAGCATGAGATGCCCAAGAAGAACGTCGTGGCGTTTTTCGAGGACCTCGTAGAGCTGGCCGCCAAGCAGACCAAGACCGTCGGCGCCTTCACCGTTCCGGGAATCGGCAAGATCACCAAGAAGCAGCGCAAGGCTCGTATGGGCCGCAATCCCGCCACCGGCGAGGCGATGAAGATTCCGGCCAAGACCGTGGTCAAGGCCCGCCTGACCAAGGCTTTCAGCGAGGCCGTGGTTCCGCCGAAGAAGAAATAA
- a CDS encoding SagB/ThcOx family dehydrogenase: MTHKIGDDYQKLTKYHRDRMSGGPDWTSQAPPFKLYKSVPHVKLPPPEQDGGPPLWNVIRSRRSERDFDQERTISAGQVSTVLWAAQGITEHLGSFPLRSVPSAGALYPVETYIALGNVSSIDPGIYHLDLLGWRLERLSRGDPRPALARAALDQEMVLRAAATLVMSTIIDRSKWKYGERAYRYMYLDAGHIGQNVALAAKALGMGSCAVGAFFDDEVDAVFGLDGEQETAIYLTCFGPITP, encoded by the coding sequence ATGACGCACAAAATCGGCGACGACTATCAGAAGCTGACCAAGTACCACCGCGACCGCATGAGCGGCGGCCCGGACTGGACCAGCCAGGCCCCGCCTTTCAAGCTCTATAAGAGCGTGCCGCACGTCAAGCTGCCGCCGCCCGAGCAGGACGGCGGTCCGCCGTTGTGGAATGTAATCCGCAGCCGTCGCTCGGAACGCGACTTCGATCAGGAGCGGACAATCAGCGCCGGACAGGTCTCCACCGTGCTTTGGGCGGCCCAGGGAATAACCGAGCATCTGGGGAGCTTCCCATTGCGCTCCGTACCCAGCGCCGGAGCGCTCTACCCGGTTGAGACCTACATCGCCCTGGGAAACGTCAGCAGCATCGATCCGGGGATCTACCACCTGGACCTGCTCGGCTGGCGGCTCGAACGCCTCAGCCGCGGCGATCCCCGGCCTGCCCTGGCCCGCGCCGCACTGGACCAGGAGATGGTTCTGCGGGCCGCCGCGACACTAGTGATGTCGACGATCATCGACCGCTCCAAATGGAAGTACGGCGAACGCGCCTACCGCTACATGTACCTCGACGCCGGTCACATCGGGCAGAACGTGGCCCTGGCGGCCAAGGCGTTGGGAATGGGAAGCTGCGCCGTGGGCGCATTTTTCGATGACGAGGTCGACGCGGTGTTCGGCCTCGACGGAGAGCAGGAGACCGCGATCTACCTGACCTGTTTCGGCCCGATCACGCCGTGA